Part of the Sciurus carolinensis chromosome 7, mSciCar1.2, whole genome shotgun sequence genome, CTCTGCCTCATATCACAGAAAGAGCTTCCCTGACACAGGGCATGGAGAGTGAAGTCAGCAATGACTTTGCTGCAGACCTCAACTCAAGGCCCCTCTCCGTGAAACCCAGCAGCAGACGTCCTCTGTGACCCACAGTCAACCTCTTGGGTTGGACCTCACCTCCAGACCAGCACAAGCGGGCCTGGCTCCAGGCTTGTGCTTGAGGCCCTGTTTCCAGTGGGCCAGGGACCAGGCCCTGTGTCACCTCACATCACACACTTGACCCTGTTATTATGTCTatcaagaaaagacaaaaggaagTGTCATTGAAGATGCGAAGAAAAGGGAACAGTGTTAACTGATGTCAGGAATCTAAATTAGTATGATGATTAAGGAAAACATTATGGAGGttcctaaaaatattaaaaatagggcTAGTATATAATCCAGCAACCCTATTTCTGGGTTTatatttaaaggaattaaatCGATATTAGGTAGAGATGTATGAACTCCCATGTTtgttgcagcattattcatgatcAAGGTATTGAATCGGTGTCCATATAATAGAGGAAGTTATTGTGATAACAGTGATAtgatgtgatatatatgtatacatatataaatatatatgcaagtgtgtttatgcatatatatgtttgtacatatgtataatatatatctatGGATGTATGTTTAGCATTAAAAAAGaaggcagctgggtgtggtggtgcacgcctataatcccagtggcttgagaggctgaggcagaaggattgaaagttcaaagctagcctcagcaacttaagcccattctctaaataaaatataaataaggactgggaatatacttgcgttcaatccctggtaccaaaaaaagaaaaagaaaagagaaggccACCCTACTTTCTCACCAATATGTTAAACCTGGACgacattatgctgaatgaaataagccaagctcagaaagacaaatgccctgtgatctcacttacatgtggcaCAGCACAAGTTGAAATCATGGGAGCAGTGAATGGGAGAATGGTGGTTGCTGGGGGCTGGCTAcggagaaggaaagacagaaggcGAGATTTAGTGAAAAGGTACATTTTTGTTAGACAGTAGGAGTATGTTCAAGATATCTATTACATAACATGATAACTACAAATAATAATCCTGTGCTGTGTACTTgaatgtttcaaaaaaaaaaaaagtaaatcttacatgtacatagagtaatgatgtctgtctcattccaccattttacatacccccttccctctcatttccctctatgtaatctaaagttcctccattcttctctcactccttttctccattatatatcatcatccacttatcagggaaatcatttgacttttggttttttggaattggcttatttaacttagcatggtattctctaattccatccatttatttgcaaatgccataatattcttcttctttatgtctgaataatagtccattgtgtatatataccacagtttctttatccattcatcggctgaagggcatctagtttggttccatagtttagctattgtgaattgagctgctataaacattgatgtggctgcgttattgtagtatgctaattttaagtcctttgggcataaactgaggagtgggataatacatgaatgatatgaatctacatcatgcacaactatagaaatgaaatgatgtaccccatttgtgtataatgaatcaaaatgcagtctgtaaaaaatttaaaaattaaaaaaataaaaaaatttaaagaagtaaaatgataaaaaagagaaGTTTTGTGGATTCAAAGTAAAGGAAATGTAACTATATATAAAGTAGATTATCAAGACTATTATCTTTCatgtacttaaaataaaaatctagcatgtaactaaaaaaaagagtaaatcttaaatgttctcaccacagaaTTTCAAGATGAGATGGGATAGATTTATTAATTGGcttgaatacatatttttattatatatgcatatatcaaagCATCACATTTTATACTAGAAAAAACAattattgtctatttttctttaatttttattaaagaggAGGGGTTAAAGGGTGAGCAATCAGGAGGGTGCATGAGATGTTCCAAATCATGAGATTTACACAGAGCAAGATGGTTCAAAtggatgtgttttcatttttaaggatttatttttatgggaTGTTTCCCTCCATGGGGTCTCAAGTATTGACCAAATTTTTATGAACTTTCTGTATGCAATTCTTGGTTTTGTATTTCTTGGGAAACAGATTTAATACAGAGGGACATAGGTCATCATTATATCATACATTTATCCCTGGGGTCTAAGAAAGAGTCACAAactcagaaaagaacaaaacagaatcaATGTAGTATAAGCCACACAGGAAATCAAGGGGACATTTTAGAATGtgctttcattttatcatttaggAGACAATCCCTAAATCAGTAATGGCTAAATCTTAACAGTTCCTAAAACTAAAGCTGACATTTGATTTCAGATAAAATTCAATCATTGTCAAGATGTTACTTTATATCAAATTGTCATTTACTCATTATTCCACTTCAGTTAATATGACAGAAGACTGAAAGGGTGACATATGTACACTTAAGTTGGACATGGTTGATAATAATATAGGTTGCAAAactttgttattaaaatacatttatttatttggaaaatataaaggtAATTTTCATAACACGCTTCTTAGACGCAAATACTCAAATTAGACcaagcctaaaaaaaaaaaaaaaactaactttcCATGCAATgacttttatcttaaaattttcccAATGATTTCCAGCAATTTTTTGCAACATCCATTGGCTTCAAGTAAATTTCAGAATCCAGTTATCCATCTGTACCACATGTTCTCTATAATACCTTAGGATATGCAGGTCCTCCAAGAGTTTCCTTTGCCTAACTCTACCTAATCTGTGATGACCATTACTTGACCAGCTATATGTCAGAATTTCCAAATTGTATGCACCTTCCACTCAAATCTCACTTCttgcaaaaaaagaagaatattagaTGGTTACTTTGGCTATATTACTTCAGGTTCATCTTGTTATAACTCgtgaaatgtattttcttaatattcataAAAGGTATGAAAGAATTTGGACCCAATTTCCTCATAATATTTACAATTTGTATGAGATCATGTTCTATGGCTATAACAAAATGTCTGAGGTTGGTGATTTATAAACTAAAAGaagtttcttttaaagttttgaagACTAAAGGGCATGGCAATGGCATATAAATCAAGACTGGTGCACTGAGATAGCTCAGGGCATGAGAATGGAGAGATAACATGGCAAGACAGGAAAGCAGTAGACACTTTGGGGTCAGCCTTCCTTTTTTCTAACAATTTTTATGGAAATGGGTAACTGGAGTTCTGTAAGAAGTACAGTAATCCCTTCCAAGTGCAGAAACCATGATAACCTCATAACCTTTGAGTAGGTGCCACTTCTTACAGGTACCATCACTTGGTGAAAACCAAGTCTCCACCACATGAACCTTTATGAACACACTGATAgcatatttaaaccatagcaatatgcaacaaagagagaaatatttaCAGTATTTTGCTATGTCTATAACTAATCAAAGACAGAATACCAAAGTATTCTGCCTAAAAAAGCAAGAAATTAGAAGACACATTGtaaagattatttcaattgaGTACATTGACTTTGCATTACAATTATGAACTGCTCTTCCATCAATATCTACAAGAAACTTCAGAATCATTTTCAATTTAAACAGGCTTTGAATTCATTTGGATtgcaatatggaaaaaaaaaacactgttgaTATTTGAACTTAATTTACAGACTGGGTCTCCACAATTCAGTGTGAATTAGGTAGATTATGTTTTATTCATGTATGTTAGAAGAACTCTGTGGCCTGGTAAGAGTACGTGTTCAAAAAGTGCTGAGTGAGGAAAAGGGTGcggaatgaatggatggatggatgagccACTGGTGAACAGAATCACCATTACACTGTGAATGTCACAATCATACAGGTTACTCCCTCCCCATTAATCTCTTAACTGCCCCTCTTACATCTTTGTTTCTGAGGGTGTAGATGAGTGGATTGAGGCTCGGTGTGACAACAGTATAAAAGAGGGCAATGAACTTGCCTCGGTCTTGAGAATTTTCTGTTGGTGGCTGGAGATACATGCACATGACTGGAATGTAAAAGAGGGAGACCACCATAAGATGGGCTCCACATGTTCCAAAGACTTTCTGAAGTCCAGTAGTTGACTGCATCCTCAGTACCGCTCGAGCAATGGCACCATAGGACGTCAGAATGAGGACAAGAGGTATGAGAACAACAATAGAGGTTGTGATCATGATGGTCAGTTCATTAGCATGAGTATCAAAACAGGATAATTGCAGGAGTGctggtacttcacagaagaagtgattCACTTGTAGATGTCCACACAGGGGTACCCAGAGGATAAAGAGGGAATGGACTGCTGAGTTGGTAAATCCACATGCCCAAGA contains:
- the LOC124988918 gene encoding olfactory receptor 2J3-like encodes the protein MMEKFNVTSESYFILLGFSNWPHLEVVFFVIILMFYLVTLTGNTFIIILSYLDSHLHTPMYFFLSNLSFLDLCYTTSSIPQLLVNLWGPEKTISYAGCMVQLYFVLALGTTECILLVVMSYDRYVAVCKPLHYTVLMHPRLCHLLAVASWACGFTNSAVHSLFILWVPLCGHLQVNHFFCEVPALLQLSCFDTHANELTIMITTSIVVLIPLVLILTSYGAIARAVLRMQSTTGLQKVFGTCGAHLMVVSLFYIPVMCMYLQPPTENSQDRGKFIALFYTVVTPSLNPLIYTLRNKDVRGAVKRLMGRE